One Actinomadura viridis genomic region harbors:
- a CDS encoding class I SAM-dependent methyltransferase: MQSADRDEANDYDSIAEAYSAENETSLVNAYYERPAMLTLAGDVAGRRILDAGCGSGPLSAALRDRGAVVTGIDASAGMLALARRRLGDDVALHEVDLGDLLPFDEGAFDDVVASLVLHYLEDWGPTLAEVRRVLRPGGRLIASVSHPFTAWAHRDPRPDYHVTTSYTFDWALNGQFVPMKLWRRPLHAMTDAFTAAGFRLSVISEPLPDPAARELFPDGFQELSTHPNFLFFVVEVPPSANGSGSQAPRGS; encoded by the coding sequence ATGCAGTCTGCAGATCGGGACGAGGCGAACGACTACGACAGCATCGCTGAGGCGTACTCGGCGGAGAACGAGACCAGCCTCGTGAACGCGTACTACGAGCGGCCCGCGATGCTGACCCTCGCCGGAGACGTGGCCGGCCGTCGGATCCTGGACGCGGGCTGCGGCTCAGGCCCCCTGTCGGCTGCACTGCGCGACCGCGGTGCCGTCGTCACCGGCATCGACGCCAGCGCCGGGATGCTGGCACTGGCCAGGCGGCGGCTCGGTGACGACGTGGCCCTGCACGAGGTCGACCTGGGCGACCTTCTGCCGTTCGACGAGGGCGCATTCGACGACGTGGTCGCGTCGCTGGTCCTGCACTACCTGGAGGACTGGGGGCCGACGCTGGCCGAGGTGCGGCGGGTCCTGCGGCCCGGCGGCCGGCTGATCGCGTCGGTGAGTCACCCTTTCACGGCCTGGGCGCACCGGGATCCCCGGCCCGACTACCACGTGACCACCAGCTATACCTTCGACTGGGCCCTCAATGGGCAGTTCGTCCCGATGAAGTTGTGGCGCAGGCCGTTGCACGCGATGACCGATGCCTTCACCGCCGCCGGCTTCCGTCTTTCCGTCATCAGTGAGCCGTTGCCCGACCCGGCCGCCCGTGAGCTGTTCCCGGACGGCTTCCAGGAGCTTTCGACCCACCCCAACTTCCTGTTCTTCGTCGTCGAGGTACCGCCGTCGGCTAACGGCTCGGGCAGCCAGGCCCCTCGCGGATCATGA